In one Grus americana isolate bGruAme1 chromosome 1, bGruAme1.mat, whole genome shotgun sequence genomic region, the following are encoded:
- the LRRC58 gene encoding leucine-rich repeat-containing protein 58 yields MAAGGAAPEPELELELELEPEPEPPRRGPAAEGEDEAAAEAELAAELAARRSAEARRLVLSPRRLSGPLPAGLSQWFPALEVLDVSGTGLAELGAELLALPRLHTLLAKNNRLGGPGSLPKGLGQAPLGRSLRVLNLSGNRFSEVPPALLGLRGLQSLSLGGNRLHGIPPDIQELRSLEFLYLGGNFITSIPPELANLPSLSYLVLCDNKIQSIPPQLAQLHSLRSLSLHNNLLTYLPREILNLVHLEELSLRGNPLVVRFVRDLTYNPPSLQELAGRTIKTRNVPYAPSDLPENLVRYLSLASNCPNPKCGGVYFDSCVRQIKFVDFCGKYRLPLMHYLCSPECSSPCSSASQSSTSQSESDSEDEASVAARRMQKVLLG; encoded by the exons ATGGCggccggcggcgcggccccggagccggagctggagctggagctggaactggagccggagccggagccaccgcggcgcggcccggcggcGGAGGGCGAGGATGAGGCGGCAGCGGAGGCGGAGCTGGCGGCAGAGCTGGCGGCGAGGCGTAGCGCGGAGGCGCGGCGGCTGGTGCTGTCTCCGCGGCGGCTGTCGGGCCCGCTGCCTGCCGGGCTGTCGCAGTGGTTCCCGGCGCTGGAGGTGCTGGACGTGAGCGGGACGGGGCTGGCGGAGCTGGGCGCCGAGCTGTTGGCCCTGCCGCGCCTCCACACGCTCCTGGCCAAGAACAACCGGCTGGGCGGGCCCGGCTCGCTGCCcaaggggctggggcaggccCCGCTCGGCCGCTCCCTCCGCGTCCTCAACCTCAGCGGGAACCGCTTCTCCGAGGTGCCGCCCGCCCTGCTGGGGCTCCGCGGGCTGCAGAGCCTCAGCCTCGGCGGCAACCGCCTCCACGGCATCCCGCCCGACATCCAGGAGCTCCGCAG tttagaGTTTCTATACCTTGGAGGGAATTTCATTACTTCAATTCCACCTGAATTAGCAAACCTGCCTTCTCTAAGCTATCTAGTTCTGTGTGACAACAAGATCCAGAGCATTCCACCTCAGCTGGCACA GCTGCATTCCCTGCGTTCCCTTAGCCTGCACAATAACCTGCTGACTTACCTTCCTCGAGAGATCCTTAACCTGGTTCACCTGGAAGAGCTGAGCTTGCGTGGGAACCCACTGGTGGTTCGGTTTGTCCGTGACCTGACCTACAATCCCCCAAGCCTTCAGGAACTGGCTGGACGCACAATTAAAACTCGCAATGTTCCCTACGCTCCCAGCGATCTCCCGGAGAATCTTGTCCGGTATCTGAGCTTGGCCAGCAACTGTCCCAATCCTAAATGCGGAG GTGTCTACTTTGACAGCTGCGTCAGACAAATCAAGTTCGTTGACTTCTGTGGGAAGTATCGCCTCCCGCTGATGCACTACCTGTGCTCCCCAGagtgctcctctccctgcagctctgcctcccagAGCTCTACTTCCCAGAGCGAGTCTGACTCTGAGGACGAAGCCAGTGTCGCCGCGCGCAGGATGCAGAAAGTCCTTCTGggataa